The segment GCATATTAACTGGGCCAAGAAGAACGTTGCCCGATCATACCAGCTCAAAGACGATGGAGTGCAGAAAGTCAAGTAGgccattcatattttttttttttttttaccctaaCCTGGACACAAATTAAACTGAGAGTATTGTTGATTTGTCTCTCTTTATATTTCCTCTATGATAGGTTGGTTTCCCACTTTTATGGCCACGGGGATGTGTGTGATCTGACAGGGAAGCCCAGGCAGGTCATTGTCAAGCTCAAGTGAGTGAACATGGGGGTGTGTGGTGGTGGACTGGTTCAGTGTGACTGCCTGATGATTCCCGGTTGATTCGCTCATCTCAATTCTCTTATTTCTGTCAGATGTAAAGAGTCTGAGTCTCCCCATGCTGTCACTGTCTACATGCTGGAGCCTCAGACTTGCCAGTACATCCTGGGGGTAAGTTCACTTCAGTTCACCAGTGAGTCACAGtcactggaagaaaaaaaaaaaacatgcttagAAGTGGTTTTCAGGTTGAAGCTTAGTTATAGTGCTAACCCATGCTTACATTTTGAGAGCTGAATAAAAAGAAAGTGCTATTTCAAATGGTAACATATGTATTACTAATTTACATCTAGTTCGGGGGGGTTCACATGACATAATGGACAAACGTGGAGAAGTTAAGTTGAATTAGTATTTATTGGTACCACTGGCTGTCTTCCTGCATTAGTCAAAATGTCTAACTTGAAGGTCTAGTAATGTGAgagcaggaaaaagaaaaatgttaaaattttcTGGTTTCAGTATTCTTCTATTACAGTaaagtgaatatctttgggttgtgtaaaaaaataagacGAGGACGGCTTTAGGAAACCATGATCgacatttttgaaaatttgaTAAAATTTTCGGACACTTTATGGGcaaaacaactaatcaattaatcaaggAAAATAACTGACAAtgaaataatcgttagttgtaGCCCTAATTGACATCTGTTTTTTCCTCCCCTAGGTTGAGTCTCCGGTTATATGCAGGATTCTTGACACTGCTGATGAATATGGACTCCTGTCAATCTCCAGCTAAACTGACAAAGATCACATGACAGCAACAGCGCGTGAAGGACAAGAAGAGGACAGGCAGTAAGAGGTGCACTGGAAAAGAGAGGACACatcaaaagagaaacagagatgcCCATAACACTGCTAAAAGCCAAAATCGATGTTAAACTGAGGTTAAAGCTGATCCTGAGGCTGGACTTCATGTAGCCTAGGAGCACAGCCCCAGCCCCGATCTGTGCAATGGGCAATTACTACATCACAACGTAAACCAGCAAGCTAGCTCCGAGTTTGTCAAATGTGGCCAATGCCTCTCTCCACAAGCCAGTGGATGTATTGCCTGTATGTCATATCtatgcttcactttgtgttggTTATTTGCAAGAAAAGGAGTAAGGAATCAGGGGATTTGTTATCAGCAGGGGAATCAACAACATTGATGGtggttttattgtctttaaggtctgtaattttgtgtgtgagtgtgtgatatgaaatgaaatgataagCTACTTGACTGTGGCACTTGTAGACTGGGGGGAGGGAGCAAGTCTGAATTTTTTTGCAGCAGTGAGAATGTGTGCTGTGTTAGTTTGCTGAATGATTGAGTGTAACTTATGCATTCGGGGGTGCTGTGGAAGAGCAACAAAGAGTGTGAGTGGTTGATTAAAATTTCATATAAGTTTGTGGCATGTACAGAATGTTTTAAGGGTACCTATAAGCGGTATTCTGTGGTTTTATGAAGATACACACTGGGATCCTGGTCACTGCTTTATCAAAGGGGCTAAAAACAACCCTGATGCATTTGCAGCAaagaataaaatttaaaaatgagaCCTCATTTATAGTGTTGCATGAACACACAGGGGAAATCAAAAACATTTGGTCTTGACTGAGATGTAAAAAAATCATGGCAACGAATGTCTCTGCTTAATAATTATAGGAATATCAGTTGTCATCACCTTGAAAAACcaatacaaattaaattttgtgtttttctgttattcaTTAAGTGATTAAAACATGGCATCTGACTGAACAATGAGAGGCACATGTAAATAATAGGTCTTACATTTCCTTCCTGGAAAGAACATGAAGGATGTTTATCTAGGGCTGGGCGATGCAACCAAAAATATTGCGATCAAAGATTTCACATCATTCAGCGTctataattatcatgataaatatcaaatcagtatttctttcaagtttaaaggctggtCTTGTCTTTGCTTCTTAGTGTAAGTTGAAgtaaaccagatggttaattgtgttttttttggtcaGCACATGACAAGcatttgatgccaaacagtgggtcacttaacaaatctaagggtagaacattcaaaacaattacgataaaaatatttttttccaacaaatatgcatgagtaaaattaagtaaaatcttttttcagtctcttttttatattgttattgaggaaactTATATTTcgatattgttattattttattgcccagccctgtgttgatttttatatacagtctatggttgatCCTCATTTGATGGACAGACTGTAGTAAATTGTAATGGTTCATATAGGGCCACCAGAGGGTGCTGATGGTGTGTGGGTTGTATAATCTAATCtccaaaagggaaaaaaaatgaatttggAAAAGAATTATCACAATTTAAGGTCAGACTTACACTGAGGTGTAGCAACTGCTGTAACTTTGCTGTATAATGTAAGGAATACAAGGTCAACGCACATTGGAAGTCTAAGCATGTGGATGTATTCTGAAATGCTCTCTAAGGCAGAATTTCAGTTCAAACTCTTTTACATGAATATGTGAAAATAATATAGCAGTAGTTGTGAGACACAAAACGCCAATTGAAACTGTTATGTTGCTCTGAGTTCCTTTTATAGGGCTAAGATGACACAAGTATGTAGTTTTCTCATTCTTAACATCAGCAAAATGACCCTTCACACATGAGGCCTGAGATACTGGCATCATTTCATTAGCCAATGACATTGCTGCCAATTAATGTTAAAAAGAGGGCTGcaactattatttttattatcaattaatctgccatTATTGactttattatcatttttttgtcttaaaaatTGAAAAGTGGCCATTATACTTTGCGAGAGCCAAGGTGACGCcttcaaatatcttgttttggCTGATCAACAATAAAATCCACCCACAGTATATGACAACATTTTGTCAACATATATCCTCTTGTTTGTCATATACAAAGCTGGAACAAGCAAAGGTTTGACCtctttgcttgaaaaatgacataaaaGACGAATCAATAaccaaaatagttgcagatgaATTTTATCGCTCAACTAATTAGTCAATCGtatcatcaaaaaaaaaaagtgaaagcaCAGATTCACTGCACTTGCCGAACATttattgtgttgaaaagtgttcACAGgttcacaaatacatttttctgaagAAGCAAAAGTCCATCAAAGTGCAACCACATGCCATCGACAGCCATGTGTGGGCCTGTGCAGGGTTTCACAGCAGCCCGACACTACAGCAGCTGATGTCAGTGCTCAGCAacttcagacagacaggaggcaGCAGTGAAGCCAGCAACTGCAGTCTTCGGCTGCAATGAAATCCTACAGAGTCTCGGTTATAATGGCACATGCGTGTGCAACATAGGGGCAGATTTGTGTGGAAATGCAGtatctttaaaagaaaaattcaaTAACAGTAAATATCTTTTTGAAACAGACACCGTCATTACAAATCTATTGCTTGTTTTTAGTATAGTTCTGGTTTAATTTCCCCATCCAATAAAACGTAACATGTATCATCACTGAAGAAGAGAACAAAAGGTTAATACAGATcccaaatatataaaacaaaacattcatgtTCCTCTTTTGATTCACGTTTGATTTGAAGCCATGGCGAGATTGTCCGAACCTTTCTGTTCAGCAGCTCTTTGATTAGACTGAGGGAATGGGAATCTGGTGCACTGATGTGCTTTCAAAGTCTTGCAGTGCGTCTTGGTGAGTGTGGTAGTGCATGGCTACATAAGACTTGGCAAAGGCAAATGTCTGAGAGCTGACGGGCTGCAAGCTGGTGGGCGAGCTGGGCCCTGCAGAGGGGCTGCTGTTGTATATACTGTAGTAGGGCTCGATGCGGGTGTTGATAGGTGTAGAGGTACTTGGGGGGCGAGGTTTGCGCACACCTGTGGCCTTTGGACTACCAGCACAATCCCTGGAGTGACTGGGCCCGCAAGCCTGGTCCACCAGCCTCCTCTGTGGCTTGGGTGACAGTACATAGGCTGAGTTGGTCTCGTGATGGGAGGATTTATTGCGATTGACTTCCAGGCTGCCCTTTCCCATCGCATGCAGGCGGGTCTTTTGCTTGCAACAGAGAAAGCCCAGTGCCGCCCACTGAATACAGCACAGCACACGGCGGCGGAGGCCTGCACTGTTGCGTGAGTACACAAAGGGGTTGATGCCCGACTTGAGAAAAATGAGCACAAAGCCGCACAGTTCAAACTGGTAATGTGCAAAGCTACTTTCTGGTGACAAAACATCCTGTGCCAGTGAAACTCCCATCGGCAAGCAGCAAAGCAGCACAGAGAACACTATAACCACACAGGTGACAACCGCCTTAGAGTCTTTGGCTGTGGCCAGGTTGACTGTAGACACCAGCTGACAGCAGGTGGCTCCTTGAGCGGCTCCTGGAACCAAAGGCTGGCCGGTCTTGTTGGCATATGAGTGTGtctgaacattttgcagtttgttGTAAGTCTGGTTACGGTACAGAGAGGGGCCTTGAACAGCACACTGCATGCTCTCAAAGCCTGCTGCAATGAGaggtggtgggggtggaggaCACGTGGCATCTACAGAGATGATGGGACATTTCCTGACTTGTGCATTCTTTCTCAGTGTCTGAGCAATCATCAGATACGACACAGACACCACAGCTACACAAAAGGCAAAGTCTGCCAGGTAGACGTACAACACAACCCTGGCCTGTCCACCTCCAAGGCCAAAGTGGGGCAAGCAGGGTCCATCTCTACGTGGATAGGCTCGCATGGTTAGGAGGGCAGCCATGGTGAAGCTGGATGTCCACAGCAGGGCGGTGAGAGCCAGCGTGCAGGGGAAGTAAGCGGTGCGGTTGGGCTGCTGCCCCAAAACCATGCGCAGTCTGTGCAAAGCAATGACAGCTACCGTCTCCAGGGACATGATGATGAAGCCCGAGCTGGTCAAGTGGAAGGCAAAGCAGAAACTCTTTGACACGCCATCCCCTCCACCTGCATCCAGGAAGAGCACCAGTGCAAACATGGGAGCAGTCACACAGCAAATGAACAAGTCACAGAAGGATAGGTTGAGGATCATGAAGTCAAAGTTGGTGCGGAACTTGCGAAACACAGGGTCGAAAAAAGAGAGGAACACCACAAGATTGCCATAAGAGCCCaggaagaagatgaagatgaggaggagagagcaAAAGGTCAAGGTAGCAGTATGGATTACGGCCCAGCCTGAAGGGGTCTTTGTGCCCAGGGTGCCATTGAAGTTCTGCTGTCTTGGCACATCCACCAGGTCGGATGGTGTAACAGTGGTGTTCATTGTATTATTAACAATTTATAAGTATCCCAAAGTCATGGATTTCAAAATTATTCCTCTATGTAGGAGTGCATGATGATCCCAGCTGCATCCATCATTGCTGCCACCTTGGTAGAGTGCTACAAAGGATATAGTCATATATTAGCAATTATATTGTGTTGATGAAAGGAAGCAGTGCCTATTTATTTTACCACTGAGTgtaaatatgtacatatttaaTAAGAAGCTGTGTTGCACTACATGTTAGACACAATCTACAGTAGGCTATAGCTATGCACCACCGCATTTGGCCAATTATACCTTACCCTACCTctcccccaaacacacacacacacacacacacacacacacacagacacacacagtctgcaaAAAATCTGGAAACATGAGTACATCAATGTTTTCCTAATGTGTCTATATATATTTCAAGCCGTCAAATGGCTTGGGCTATCTGTACTGTGAGAAAATATTTACCTACCATATGCAATCGATCGTGCGTCCATCATCATTATAATTTGATACAGCCCGTCTTCATTTTAAAGCAATATGATGAGAACGCACCGCggcttggggaaaaaaaacccttTTCAACAGCAAATCTTCAAAAGCAGAGCAGCCCATTGACATACATTAACATAAAATACGTTCCCTTAACAtgtttgtattcattttaatgCGCATACCGGCGCAAATGGATGATAGCATATTCGTTTTCTTGGCAATGTATCCATTCTTACACAGAAACGACGGCCACTGGACGTGCACTGAAAAATGAGTATGAAGTCACTGCCTACGTATCTGGGCATGAGCATAATCACTGCATTCAAGTGGTCCATCTGTGAAAACTCACCTCACTTCTTACTACttatgattttaaaaagtgagaaaggccgtgttttactgtgttttactaCACAGTCAAAAGATTTAAGACCGTTAGATATATGCCGCAgcaaacgtttttttttttttatcaccatGGCAACATACTGTGGTTTTTACGGAAAATGGTGGCCCCATAGGCAACTTCAGTTTACACTTATTTCATAACGTCTGAGAGGCGTTGTTCGGTATGAAAAAATCGCAAAATAAGCCAAATTtacaaataattttaattaatttccttCCTGATTTTCTTTGTCGTCCTTGGTAGCAGCAGCTCAACAACGTGGTTGCTAGGCGACACGCAGAGTGAGGAATATTTAAAGCAGGGACAGTAATCAACTAGCTCTCAGCAAGTTTATAGTCCTATGGGCTGATTTagtgaaataaattattttaccCCGTTTTGGGTTAATATTTCGCAGTTATGTTTTTCAGATCATTTGAGGACAGTGCCAGTTGATTGACAGCAACAGTTGTAACAGTGGCGGTTACTCTCTTGTTATCCAAATATTCATTGCTTGATGACCTCATCAATCCAAGATGGCCGATTGTGATGGCTATGTGCTTATTCAAtcgaggtaaaaaaaaaaaaaagaaaaaaaaaggtatgCAGGCCTACAGTAAAGTatgattaacatgttttatgaactaacatttagagtaaaatgtagtttttatacaCCAAAAACCAACTGTCCACTTATGTGGACGTCATGCAACAGTGGAGTCTGATTTCTGTAACCTGCTTCTACATGTATTACACAATTTCAAAGATGTGATGAATTGTATTATAACAAATATATGGACATAAATAATAATGCAAAAGTATGTACAGGACAGCAATAAATGACAACTTTTGACTGCTTCGCGGCCTTTCACACAAAATAAGAATAGGCTAAGTATTGTACTCACTGTAAAGAAATCCTTTTGAACTAGCTAGTAATCTGTAACATTTTCAAGGTTATTAAAAATATGCTACTGGGTTTCTGCATATATAACTTGCGTTATAAACACCACTGTAAGTGTTTTTCCACTATTTGTtcctaaaatgttttattgttaatgtTTCAATTATTGAGCTTAAATACATAGCATAACATGTCATAAAGAACATAATATTCCATATTGTCATGTGTGGAAAAAACAGAATTTTGTAAAAAATGTGGATAGATTTGTATTTTAGCATAATTTatggtaataaaaataatcttaaaaaatctatatgtttttaataattcatgcatgatAGGGTTAAGTTAAAAAAGTGCATATAATCTTTGAGTTTTTGTTGATTGtcatcattttcaaaaacacccCCTTGAGGAAAACAAcacataatatttaaaatattgtgagACAACTTCAATTAGAAGAAAATGACCAAAATGAGGTTTTGTTACAAACAATTTATTGTCATCTCATTCAATAAGCAAACAgtacatctaaaaaaaaaaaaaaaaaaaaaaaattcactgcAGTTTTGGCACTACACTATACATAAGTGAGGTACTAAATGATTCAATGCTGTGACTGATTTCAAGTCATCAGGGGAAAACATATGTAAAACAAAGGAATCTCACTTTTTTAGAAAAAGGTAAATGTAACCAAGGATAAGAGAGAAGAGGTCAAAATTATGGGCAGGTGGTTTGGTTATTTTCTTGCACCAACACACATTAAATAGTAATCAAACTGCTCAGGTCCTCACAGCAAACGCGTCACACAGCACAGCAGTGGGGAGCTTGCACTCTCCCTTTCTCTGCACGAGTAGATGAGAGTAGGCTCCATTGCTAAAAGCTCAGCCATCTACTTAATATCTGAAATACTTTCTATGAAAGAATTAAAACTTAAGCACttcaaaaaaaaagtcaaataaataaataaatatgtttgtgcATATTTGCTATACcatgatacatacatacatgatgCATATAATCATATATAGaccaaacagacacacaaacattgtGTGTAGCAGGTGTAAGTCTAATCTTAAGAGACCATTGTTCAATAGTCAATTCTCTGTGGCTTGTAACAAACACTTCACTATTGGAAGATAGTAAAGAGTGTGTCCTACACTGGACACCATGTTGGCTCAGAGTTGATACTTGGGATAGAATCCTGAGAATGTGTTGGACACTAGCAGATGTCTTCAAGCATCCATCCCAtaaacgcgcacacacacacccgtgcacatgcacacaaacaaagaaacaaaccaaaaagAAAGGGAACAAATAACTGTACAGTAATGTTACAAACTGCAGGTTATTCATCCCTGCTATGATTGATCCTTAAATATTAAGTATAGTAGAAATGTAAATGagctaaatacataaatacacaacTTTTCAATCCTTCTCTGTGCCACAACTCAGTTTCTTTGTGTGCCACTCTTCTTCCAGGGTGATGCTGAGTCTTTCATTAGTCAAGAACTGGAGTGTCCTCCTCAATGCAGGCTGGtatctgtaaatctgatgaTGTCCGAAACTGATAcaagtgaaacacaaacaaacataactGTAAACATGTGACTCACTGAGCTGTCGCTTTATCCCTATAAAATGATCCAAGTAATGAATGGTAATCAAGTTAAATGTCTTTTGGGTGTACTTGTGAACAGAAGCAGagatatttattttgccttACCAGGTTTTAGGCATAATAACAGGGTGAGACCAGTAAGTCAGTCAGGACCAGTAGCTGGTCATCTGTGAACTGCTGTTTATGTTGCTGCCAGTTGTCATGGTGAGTTCGTCGGAAGTTTGACAGAGTTTTCTTCACGGTCATCTGGaaggacacaaaacaaaaattatggCTATTTTTTCAATTCTCATTCAATTATTTGCAACTCACCATATAATTGATAATGCACAGATGTAGTTGACAACAAGAGCTAAGACAGTGGGGAAAAAGTGAGGTTGAGAGATAATCCCACTGTAACAATATAAGGTAATTAGCAGGGGATTACACATACTTCAATAGGTTGTGTGTCATTGAGGTGAGCACTCAGGTCCATTAACAGCTGGGGCATCCAGGTGGGCACATCATATGGGCTGGAGAGAATACAAGCGCTCAACCCAAGAACACCGGCATGGCGCCGCACCAGGTCtaccaaaacacaacaggagGGATTCCATTCAAATGACAGAACAGCATACAGATTGGGTAATCACATATTCTTGTCTGGTTAAATTTCAGTGAGTTCCTTACCAGCAGAGGGTATAGTGTCCACTATGGAGCCAAgctccctctttcttttcttagGCAAGCAAGTCTTGCAGAGAGCCTCAAAATGTGCCTGCATGGGGGCGTCCATAGATAGGAAAttgcactgaaggaagccactCAGCGTAGTGGCAGCCATTTCTCTTACCTagaaaacaaaggcagaaaGAGGAGATGAGAAGATGAAGTTGTGTTGAAGTGTATGGTGTCATTAAAGTGTAGTATTAATTGCAACGCACGTTATAATGGTCAAACTGAGTACATGGATTAAAAAGCTGATTAATCTGGAACTTGCTGCCAGTTATtacagggtacccccaggattctcaaagctaagactttttaagacctttttattACCAcataggatgaaatttaatgccACATACTTGGAAAATCTATGAATTTTAAGCTTGAGAATATTATTATTTACGAAGTTacctgaatttaataaaacattttattataatacattcatatttaatacatGATAGCTTTTTAGGGTGTTTATACTCTGATATcaaaatgaatcaaggacgtcactttgtgttgaaagtcAGAGAGTGGTGGGGTCAtaggggttcagattaggggtgtgacaatacacattttaacactattttgatcctcccctagaaaattttgagcattaaacacttaatttcctgcattctagagacattttctgcaccaattaatggcagaattgtctttatttatagaaagtgaaacataaaattcaggtgacaattcaaaaaagACATAATGCAGTAGTCAGCgtaactttttttggacaatgcaaatatgtttcttctatatttatacacacaggATGACTGGGACAAACACTTCCTCTTGGGTGCATTGTTTAAGttttttcatttctgtattAAACTAACAGATTTTTTAAAGGTAGATTCCTCATGAGTTAAGCTTGGTGTTTTCTGTGACATAGGTTCCTTAGTActataataaaagaaaaggtAATTGTATGCATAAAATAATGTGTCTTGGCAAGTCAAATTCCGTGTATATATCTAATAAAGGTAATTCTGAAGAAAGGAGAGCAATGAAAGTGTCACAGTGCTAAGGCCTATAAATCAGGCTTAGCTTAAGAAGCCAAATAAAAATGGCTTCTTCTATCCATCCCCCACTTTTCCTTTGTCTCTACTCCAtccctcttcctctcatccTCCTTTAATCTGAACGTTATCGCCATAGCAACAGATTACTGCAGCCTTTGGTTTCCATAGCAACAGCTAGAGCGCCAGAGGGGGGGTGGAGGGATGAAGAGCCAGGAGGAGAGTGCTGAATCACTACAGTGAAGCTGAAAGGCAGTGAGAGTGCCTGCTAGCATAAACAAGCATGTATTGGCCAATAGCTTGGCGACTGTTATATAATCGGACTGCGATGTTTGTTCATTTTCCAAACCATCTTCCAGTGACAGTTAAATCAGACTGACTACATGTCTcagcttttacattttgaatgattttaaaaacagaccTCCAGCTGCTCGTCCTCCAGCAGTCGTATCACCAGTGCCTGGACATCATTCACCGCTTTCTGGTCACTCATGAAGGTGAACAGGTTGTAAAAAACCATAATCTGAAGGTATGTGAGCACCGTGTAGCGAGCGTGCCAGGAGCTGCTGCCAGCAATCTgtaacacacaacaacaaacccCATCCTACATCAATAACATATTCTGAGCATTTGTTTCACAAGAGGAACAGGCCATGCCCAGGATGAGTACACCATTTACTGTTTATTGTCATGGAGCTCCTCTTTTGGGGAATATAACCCATTTGATAGtgtatacattttcaaaatgagtGCCAACAGTTAAATCAGAATGTGTGAACATGAAGAACCAATCTACAGAATACAACTGTTCAGTTTCTATTCATTAATGATGATGGCGCAtggataa is part of the Micropterus dolomieu isolate WLL.071019.BEF.003 ecotype Adirondacks linkage group LG15, ASM2129224v1, whole genome shotgun sequence genome and harbors:
- the gpr75 gene encoding probable G-protein coupled receptor 75 isoform X1; this translates as MNTTVTPSDLVDVPRQQNFNGTLGTKTPSGWAVIHTATLTFCSLLLIFIFFLGSYGNLVVFLSFFDPVFRKFRTNFDFMILNLSFCDLFICCVTAPMFALVLFLDAGGGDGVSKSFCFAFHLTSSGFIIMSLETVAVIALHRLRMVLGQQPNRTAYFPCTLALTALLWTSSFTMAALLTMRAYPRRDGPCLPHFGLGGGQARVVLYVYLADFAFCVAVVSVSYLMIAQTLRKNAQVRKCPIISVDATCPPPPPPLIAAGFESMQCAVQGPSLYRNQTYNKLQNVQTHSYANKTGQPLVPGAAQGATCCQLVSTVNLATAKDSKAVVTCVVIVFSVLLCCLPMGVSLAQDVLSPESSFAHYQFELCGFVLIFLKSGINPFVYSRNSAGLRRRVLCCIQWAALGFLCCKQKTRLHAMGKGSLEVNRNKSSHHETNSAYVLSPKPQRRLVDQACGPSHSRDCAGSPKATGVRKPRPPSTSTPINTRIEPYYSIYNSSPSAGPSSPTSLQPVSSQTFAFAKSYVAMHYHTHQDALQDFESTSVHQIPIPSV
- the gpr75 gene encoding probable G-protein coupled receptor 75 isoform X2, producing the protein MMMDARSIAYGGGDGVSKSFCFAFHLTSSGFIIMSLETVAVIALHRLRMVLGQQPNRTAYFPCTLALTALLWTSSFTMAALLTMRAYPRRDGPCLPHFGLGGGQARVVLYVYLADFAFCVAVVSVSYLMIAQTLRKNAQVRKCPIISVDATCPPPPPPLIAAGFESMQCAVQGPSLYRNQTYNKLQNVQTHSYANKTGQPLVPGAAQGATCCQLVSTVNLATAKDSKAVVTCVVIVFSVLLCCLPMGVSLAQDVLSPESSFAHYQFELCGFVLIFLKSGINPFVYSRNSAGLRRRVLCCIQWAALGFLCCKQKTRLHAMGKGSLEVNRNKSSHHETNSAYVLSPKPQRRLVDQACGPSHSRDCAGSPKATGVRKPRPPSTSTPINTRIEPYYSIYNSSPSAGPSSPTSLQPVSSQTFAFAKSYVAMHYHTHQDALQDFESTSVHQIPIPSV